One Streptomyces sp. P9-A2 DNA window includes the following coding sequences:
- a CDS encoding phosphocholine cytidylyltransferase family protein, with amino-acid sequence MIGLVLAAGAGRRLRPYTDTLPKALVPVGPAGIEGEPTVLDLTLGNFAEIGLTEAAVIVGYRKEAVYERKAALEQKYGLKLTLIDNDKAEEWNNAYSLWCGRDALKDGVILVNGDTVHPVSVEKTLLAARGEGRRIILALDTVKSLADEEMKVVADPGKGVTRITKLMDPAEATGEYIGVTLIEGDAAPELVDALKTVWETDPQQFYEHGYQELVNRGFRIDVAPIGDVDWVEIDNHADLTRGREIACQY; translated from the coding sequence ATGATCGGCCTCGTGCTGGCGGCCGGCGCCGGACGGCGTCTGCGTCCCTACACCGACACCCTGCCCAAGGCGCTGGTGCCGGTGGGGCCCGCGGGTATAGAGGGCGAACCGACGGTCCTGGACCTCACCCTCGGCAACTTCGCCGAGATCGGCCTGACCGAGGCCGCCGTCATCGTCGGCTACCGCAAGGAGGCCGTGTACGAGCGCAAGGCGGCCCTGGAGCAGAAGTACGGCCTCAAGCTCACCCTCATCGACAACGACAAGGCCGAGGAGTGGAACAACGCCTACTCCCTGTGGTGCGGTCGGGACGCCCTCAAGGACGGCGTGATCCTCGTCAACGGCGACACCGTGCACCCGGTCTCCGTCGAGAAGACGCTCCTCGCCGCCCGCGGTGAGGGCAGGCGGATCATCCTCGCCCTCGACACCGTGAAATCACTCGCGGACGAGGAGATGAAGGTCGTCGCCGACCCCGGCAAGGGCGTGACGAGGATCACCAAGCTCATGGACCCCGCCGAGGCCACCGGCGAGTACATCGGCGTCACCCTCATCGAGGGCGACGCCGCCCCCGAGCTCGTCGACGCGCTGAAGACCGTGTGGGAGACCGACCCGCAGCAGTTCTACGAGCACGGCTACCAGGAACTGGTGAACCGCGGCTTCCGAATCGACGTGGCGCCCATCGGCGACGTCGACTGGGTGGAGATCGACAACCACGCCGATCTCACCCGTGGACGGGAGATCGCATGCCAGTACTGA